One genomic window of Elusimicrobiota bacterium includes the following:
- a CDS encoding glycoside hydrolase family 30 protein: MKLFFLLGLCAWPALARAGAEKWFFSKPRTVRVYLTASAGGQRLALTETSPFADFGQPLESQPCVFVDPSKAFQTVLGIGGALTDAAAETFAKLPKDRQRELLRSYYDVKDGIGYTLARTNIHSCDFSSESYTYVADGDRALKTFSVAHDRKFRIPLIKRAIAAAGGALTLFASPWSPPAWMKDNGSMLQGGHLKPEFFQTWADYYVRFIRAYEAEGIPVWGMTIQNEPMAKQTWESCVFTAPEERDFLKNHLGPTLAKAGLGDRKVLVWDHNRDLMYQRAQTIFGDPEAAKYAWGLAFHWYENWSGGEPQFENVRRVAEAFPGVNLFHTEGCNGPFDTKRIDDWGWGESYGRSMINDFNNGAVAWTDWNVLLDERGGPNHVGNFCFAPVHADTRTGDLHYTSAYYYIGHFSKFIRPGARRVASLSSRDPLLTTAFRNGDGKLAVVVMNRGDKDIAYRLWIEGQAAALTSPAHSIATLLVD; this comes from the coding sequence GTGAAGCTATTCTTCCTGCTGGGCCTGTGCGCCTGGCCCGCGCTGGCGCGGGCCGGCGCGGAAAAATGGTTTTTCAGCAAGCCCAGGACCGTGCGGGTCTACCTTACGGCCTCGGCCGGCGGCCAGCGCCTGGCCCTGACGGAGACTTCGCCCTTCGCCGACTTCGGCCAGCCGCTGGAGTCCCAGCCCTGCGTGTTCGTGGACCCCTCCAAAGCCTTCCAGACCGTGCTCGGCATCGGCGGAGCCCTGACCGACGCGGCGGCCGAGACCTTCGCGAAGCTGCCCAAGGACAGGCAGCGCGAGCTCCTGCGCTCCTATTATGACGTCAAGGACGGCATCGGCTACACCTTGGCCCGCACCAACATCCACAGCTGCGACTTCTCCAGCGAGAGCTACACCTACGTCGCGGACGGCGACCGCGCCCTCAAGACCTTCAGCGTGGCCCACGACCGGAAGTTCCGCATCCCGCTGATCAAGAGGGCCATAGCCGCGGCGGGCGGCGCGCTGACCCTCTTCGCCAGCCCCTGGAGCCCGCCGGCCTGGATGAAGGACAACGGCAGCATGCTGCAGGGCGGACATCTCAAGCCCGAGTTCTTCCAGACCTGGGCCGACTACTACGTGCGCTTCATCCGCGCCTACGAGGCCGAGGGCATCCCGGTCTGGGGCATGACCATCCAGAACGAGCCCATGGCCAAGCAGACCTGGGAGTCCTGCGTCTTCACGGCGCCGGAGGAGCGGGACTTCCTCAAGAACCACCTGGGTCCGACCTTGGCCAAGGCGGGGCTGGGCGACCGGAAGGTCCTGGTCTGGGACCACAACCGGGACTTGATGTACCAGCGGGCGCAGACGATCTTCGGCGATCCGGAGGCGGCCAAGTACGCCTGGGGCCTGGCCTTCCATTGGTACGAGAACTGGTCCGGGGGAGAGCCTCAGTTCGAGAACGTCCGGCGCGTAGCCGAGGCCTTCCCGGGCGTCAACCTCTTCCACACCGAGGGCTGCAACGGACCTTTCGACACGAAGCGCATCGACGACTGGGGCTGGGGCGAGAGCTACGGCCGGTCCATGATCAACGACTTCAACAACGGCGCGGTGGCCTGGACGGACTGGAACGTGCTCCTCGATGAGCGGGGCGGTCCCAACCACGTGGGAAACTTCTGCTTCGCTCCGGTCCACGCCGACACCAGGACCGGGGACCTGCACTACACCAGCGCCTACTACTACATCGGGCATTTCTCCAAGTTCATCCGGCCGGGCGCGCGCCGGGTGGCCAGCCTGAGCAGCCGGGACCCGCTGCTGACCACGGCCTTCCGCAACGGCGACGGCAAGCTGGCCGTGGTGGTGATGAACCGGGGCGACAAGGATATCGCTTATCGCCTGTGGATCGAGGGCCAGGCCGCGGCGCTCACCAGCCCTGCGCACTCGATCGCGACCTTGCTGGTCGACTAG
- a CDS encoding FAD-dependent oxidoreductase, translating into MNDQKPLFLTDAQLQNEMEKCEYCAEKPCQAGCPADCSPADFIMAAMKGEASDYKRSAALIMGHNPLGGVCGAVCPDKHCMAKCSHKEFDAPLDIPAMQATIVQKAKDLGVMPRFELAKPNGKKVSVVGAGPAGLGAAALLAQKGYAVDVFDADRRVGGMCNLIPDFRLDKRVLDTDIDFLRSLGHITFKLGKKVPTPATLAAKYHAVVVASGLDNPIRLGIPGEEASLNWFACLKDPAKHPLKGRRVAVIGGGAVAADCAETAAEQGAASVELFCLEKLGEMPLTAKEMKGLLDTGAQITGRISVTAILAKAGKAVGLETVKVALPKGRKFHPREVKALAGSQARRQDIDCVIIAIGSRPTVKAEERKGVFFAGDMQNGPTTVVEAVAAGKNAALELDAYLSKGPKPAIDRKVKSHALLPGRNLMPVPLEADFFGRKIISPFLLSAAPPSDGYDQMRKAYEAGWPGGVMKTAFDGVPIHIPSEYMFAFTQSTYANCDNVSGHHLERVRREIERLVKEYPDRLTMASTGGPVTGNDESDKKGWQSNTKKLEDCGVMGIEYSLSCPQGGDGTKGDIVSQDAELTAKIIGWVLSSGDPDIPKLFKLTAAVTAIYPIMAEIKKVLARYRNAKAGVTLANTFPTLGFRKGEKSTWEEGVVVGMSGEGVIPISNLTLANVSRMGVAVSGNGGPMDYKSAADFLALGAKTVQFCTIVMKQGYGIIDELHSGVSHLMEARGISSMDQLIGRALPDPIRGFMELSPVKKISAVKDELCMHCGNCTRCPYLAVSLSDEKVPETDPERCVGCSICTQKCFSGALYMRQRTHKELAALKEA; encoded by the coding sequence ATGAACGACCAGAAGCCCCTTTTCCTGACCGACGCCCAGCTCCAAAACGAGATGGAGAAGTGCGAATACTGCGCGGAAAAGCCCTGCCAAGCGGGCTGCCCCGCGGACTGCTCCCCGGCCGATTTCATCATGGCCGCGATGAAGGGCGAAGCCTCGGACTACAAGCGCTCCGCGGCCTTGATCATGGGCCACAACCCGCTCGGCGGAGTGTGCGGCGCGGTCTGCCCGGACAAGCACTGCATGGCGAAGTGCTCGCATAAGGAGTTCGACGCTCCCCTCGACATCCCGGCCATGCAGGCCACCATCGTGCAGAAGGCCAAGGACCTGGGCGTCATGCCCCGCTTCGAGCTGGCCAAGCCCAACGGCAAGAAGGTCTCCGTGGTGGGCGCCGGCCCCGCAGGGCTGGGCGCGGCCGCGCTGCTGGCCCAGAAGGGCTACGCCGTGGACGTCTTCGACGCGGACCGCCGCGTGGGCGGCATGTGCAACCTCATCCCGGACTTCCGCCTGGACAAGCGCGTGCTCGACACGGACATCGACTTCCTGCGCTCGCTGGGCCACATCACCTTCAAGCTGGGCAAGAAGGTCCCGACGCCGGCGACCTTGGCCGCCAAGTACCACGCCGTGGTGGTGGCCTCCGGCCTGGACAACCCCATCCGCCTGGGCATCCCGGGCGAGGAAGCCTCCCTCAACTGGTTCGCCTGCCTCAAGGACCCGGCCAAGCACCCGCTCAAGGGCCGGCGCGTGGCCGTCATCGGCGGCGGCGCCGTGGCCGCCGACTGCGCCGAGACCGCGGCCGAGCAGGGCGCGGCCTCAGTCGAGCTCTTCTGCCTGGAGAAGCTCGGCGAGATGCCGCTGACCGCCAAGGAGATGAAGGGCCTGCTCGACACCGGCGCCCAGATCACCGGCCGCATCAGCGTCACCGCCATCCTGGCCAAGGCCGGCAAGGCCGTGGGCCTGGAGACCGTCAAGGTCGCTCTGCCCAAGGGCAGGAAGTTCCATCCGCGCGAGGTCAAGGCCCTGGCGGGCTCGCAAGCTCGCCGCCAGGACATCGACTGCGTCATCATCGCCATCGGCTCGCGGCCCACGGTCAAGGCCGAGGAGCGCAAGGGCGTGTTCTTCGCCGGCGACATGCAGAACGGCCCCACCACGGTGGTGGAAGCCGTGGCCGCGGGCAAGAACGCGGCCTTGGAGCTAGACGCGTATCTCTCCAAGGGCCCCAAGCCCGCCATCGACAGGAAGGTCAAGAGCCACGCCCTGCTGCCGGGCCGCAACCTCATGCCCGTGCCGCTGGAGGCCGACTTCTTCGGCCGCAAGATCATCTCGCCCTTCCTGCTTTCGGCCGCGCCGCCTTCGGACGGCTACGACCAGATGAGGAAGGCCTACGAGGCCGGCTGGCCGGGCGGCGTGATGAAGACCGCCTTCGACGGCGTGCCGATCCATATCCCGTCCGAATACATGTTCGCATTCACGCAGTCGACCTACGCCAACTGCGACAACGTTTCGGGCCATCACCTCGAGCGCGTGCGCCGCGAGATCGAGCGCCTGGTCAAGGAATACCCGGACCGCCTCACCATGGCCTCCACGGGCGGCCCGGTGACGGGCAACGACGAGAGCGATAAGAAGGGCTGGCAGTCCAACACCAAGAAGCTCGAGGACTGCGGCGTGATGGGCATCGAGTACAGCCTCTCCTGCCCGCAGGGCGGCGACGGCACCAAGGGCGACATCGTCAGCCAGGATGCGGAGCTCACGGCCAAGATCATCGGCTGGGTGCTCTCCAGCGGCGACCCGGACATCCCGAAGCTCTTCAAGCTCACGGCCGCAGTGACCGCGATCTACCCCATCATGGCCGAGATCAAGAAGGTCCTGGCGCGGTACCGCAACGCCAAGGCCGGAGTGACCTTGGCCAACACCTTCCCGACTTTGGGCTTCCGCAAGGGCGAGAAATCCACCTGGGAAGAGGGCGTGGTGGTGGGCATGAGCGGCGAGGGGGTCATCCCGATCTCGAACCTGACCTTGGCCAACGTCTCGCGCATGGGCGTGGCGGTCTCCGGCAACGGCGGCCCCATGGACTATAAGTCAGCCGCGGACTTCCTGGCTCTGGGCGCCAAGACCGTGCAGTTCTGCACCATCGTGATGAAGCAGGGCTACGGCATCATCGACGAGCTGCACTCGGGCGTCTCGCACCTGATGGAGGCGCGGGGGATCTCTTCGATGGACCAGCTCATCGGCCGGGCGCTGCCGGACCCCATCCGGGGCTTCATGGAGCTCTCTCCGGTCAAAAAGATCTCCGCGGTCAAGGACGAGCTCTGCATGCACTGCGGCAACTGCACCCGCTGCCCGTACCTGGCCGTCAGCCTCAGCGACGAGAAGGTCCCGGAGACCGACCCGGAGCGGTGCGTGGGCTGCTCCATCTGCACCCAGAAGTGCTTCTCCGGCGCGCTCTACATGCGCCAACGGACCCATAAGGAACTGGCCGCCCTGAAGGAAGCCTAA
- a CDS encoding ammonium transporter, translating to MFDTGNTGFMLVATSLVMLMTPGLAFFYGGLVGRKNVLAIMIQSFVSMGVTTVLWYVCGYSLCFSGGEGAIIGNLDNAFMRGMSLNQAFSGVSSIPVFVFFAYQMMFAQITPALITGAFTNRVNFKAYLIFLVAWLLFVYFPLAHMVWGNGLLAKHGVLDFAGGIVVHASAGMAALASVFFVGKRKVSDAAAHSIPLVALGTGLLWFGWYGFNAGSELKVDAVTAQAFVNTDVAASFAATTWLILAWVIEKKPKFVGLLTGSIAGLATITPAAGYVTVKSAVLIGIASSVVCYIAVNIKNKMNWDDALDVWGVHGVGGVLGVFCLGIFATKFVNPNGADGLIHGNVNFFLKEGIAVVGAAIYAFIFTYVMLFLINMITPVRTSAEEQEMGLDESVHGETAYLQT from the coding sequence ATGTTCGACACCGGCAATACCGGATTCATGCTCGTGGCCACCAGCCTGGTCATGCTCATGACTCCCGGCCTGGCGTTCTTCTACGGCGGACTCGTCGGCCGCAAGAACGTCCTGGCCATCATGATCCAGAGCTTCGTCTCCATGGGCGTCACCACCGTGCTCTGGTACGTCTGCGGCTATTCCCTCTGCTTCAGCGGCGGGGAAGGAGCCATCATCGGCAACCTCGACAACGCCTTCATGCGCGGCATGAGCCTCAACCAGGCCTTCTCCGGCGTGAGCAGCATCCCGGTGTTCGTGTTCTTCGCCTACCAGATGATGTTCGCCCAGATCACCCCGGCGCTCATCACCGGGGCCTTCACGAACCGGGTCAACTTCAAGGCCTACCTGATCTTCCTGGTGGCCTGGCTGCTGTTCGTGTACTTCCCGCTGGCGCACATGGTCTGGGGCAACGGCCTGCTGGCCAAGCACGGCGTGCTCGACTTCGCGGGCGGCATCGTGGTCCACGCCTCCGCCGGCATGGCGGCGCTGGCCTCGGTCTTCTTCGTGGGCAAGCGCAAGGTCTCGGACGCCGCCGCGCACAGCATCCCGCTGGTCGCCCTGGGCACGGGCCTCTTGTGGTTCGGCTGGTACGGCTTCAACGCGGGCAGCGAGCTCAAGGTCGACGCCGTGACCGCGCAGGCCTTCGTCAACACCGACGTGGCCGCCTCCTTCGCGGCCACCACCTGGCTCATCCTGGCCTGGGTCATCGAGAAGAAGCCCAAGTTCGTGGGGCTGCTGACCGGCTCCATCGCGGGGCTGGCCACCATCACGCCCGCGGCCGGCTACGTCACGGTCAAGAGCGCGGTCCTCATCGGCATCGCCTCCAGCGTGGTCTGCTACATCGCGGTCAACATCAAGAACAAGATGAACTGGGACGACGCGCTCGACGTCTGGGGCGTGCACGGCGTGGGCGGGGTTCTGGGAGTGTTCTGCCTGGGGATATTCGCCACCAAGTTCGTCAACCCCAACGGCGCCGACGGCCTCATCCACGGCAACGTGAACTTCTTCCTGAAGGAAGGCATCGCCGTGGTGGGCGCCGCCATCTACGCCTTCATCTTCACCTACGTCATGCTGTTCCTCATCAACATGATCACCCCGGTACGCACCTCGGCTGAGGAACAGGAAATGGGCCTCGACGAGAGCGTGCATGGAGAGACGGCTTACCTGCAGACCTGA
- a CDS encoding response regulator, with translation MPEQKKVLVIDDDITLQEFYTQVLSAHIVKFCTSGEDAIAWLEAGATFDLIFLDLDLLGMSGFSVLDRFKAMNTGKFPPVIVNSCLTDAETQKRALENGAAAFMYKPISMDNLLGLTQRFFSAAK, from the coding sequence ATGCCAGAGCAGAAGAAGGTCCTCGTGATCGACGACGACATAACCCTGCAGGAGTTCTACACCCAGGTCCTGTCGGCCCATATAGTGAAATTCTGCACCAGCGGAGAGGACGCCATAGCCTGGCTCGAGGCCGGCGCGACCTTCGATCTCATCTTCCTGGATCTCGACCTGTTGGGCATGTCCGGCTTCTCGGTCCTGGATAGGTTCAAGGCGATGAACACAGGCAAGTTCCCCCCGGTGATCGTCAACTCCTGCCTCACCGACGCTGAGACGCAGAAGCGGGCTCTGGAGAATGGGGCTGCGGCCTTCATGTACAAGCCGATCTCCATGGATAACCTCTTGGGCCTGACCCAGAGGTTCTTCAGCGCGGCGAAGTGA
- a CDS encoding MFS transporter encodes MRSPFRGLPRAFVVLWWGMLVNRLGGFVVPFLAIYLTSQRGFSVERVGLILSLYGAGSVLAGPLGGWLSDRLGRKAVMVTSLCLGACSVLSLAAVQRGPAVALAVFCVSFLGDMYRPACSAMVADLIPDQRQRAFGLVYWAINLGFSGAMIVAGALMRFGFLVLFTADAATSLAFAVLVALFVPETRPEGGTAHPLHIAAPFRDGGFVAFFLLMLGIAIIYSQAHCTLPVDMQRHGISAAGFGYIIAINGVMIAILQPWVGQRLGRLPPARVLALNGLLTGVGFGIQALAGGAPIYVAAIVVWTLGEIIGAPMASTVVASLSPASLRGTYQGALQTAWGGGAFLAPMLGGFAMGSFGGPALWVGCMVLGCLVGLGHWLVTGAILQRRSARNFSMMSGQPQPEV; translated from the coding sequence GTGCGCAGTCCTTTCCGCGGCCTGCCGCGGGCCTTCGTGGTCCTCTGGTGGGGCATGCTCGTCAACCGCCTCGGCGGTTTCGTGGTGCCCTTCCTGGCCATCTACCTGACCTCCCAGAGGGGGTTCAGCGTCGAGCGCGTGGGCCTGATCCTCTCGCTCTACGGCGCGGGCTCGGTTCTGGCCGGGCCCTTGGGGGGCTGGCTCTCCGACCGCTTGGGCCGCAAGGCCGTGATGGTGACCTCCTTGTGCCTGGGCGCGTGCTCGGTGCTGTCCTTGGCCGCGGTCCAGCGCGGGCCGGCCGTGGCCCTGGCCGTGTTCTGCGTCTCCTTCCTGGGGGACATGTACCGGCCGGCCTGCTCGGCCATGGTGGCGGACCTCATCCCGGACCAGCGCCAGCGCGCCTTCGGCCTGGTCTATTGGGCCATCAACCTTGGCTTTTCCGGCGCCATGATCGTCGCGGGAGCCCTGATGCGTTTCGGCTTCCTGGTGCTCTTCACGGCCGACGCGGCCACCTCGCTCGCCTTCGCCGTGCTCGTGGCCCTGTTCGTGCCGGAGACCAGGCCCGAGGGGGGGACGGCCCATCCGCTCCACATCGCCGCGCCGTTCCGGGACGGCGGCTTCGTCGCTTTCTTCCTGCTCATGCTGGGCATCGCGATCATCTACAGCCAGGCGCACTGCACCTTGCCCGTGGACATGCAGCGCCACGGCATCTCCGCCGCCGGCTTCGGCTACATCATCGCCATCAACGGGGTCATGATCGCCATCCTGCAGCCCTGGGTCGGCCAGCGGCTCGGGCGCCTGCCGCCCGCGCGGGTGCTGGCGCTCAACGGCCTGCTCACCGGCGTGGGCTTCGGCATCCAGGCCCTGGCCGGAGGCGCTCCCATCTACGTCGCGGCCATCGTGGTCTGGACGCTCGGCGAGATCATAGGCGCGCCCATGGCCTCCACCGTCGTGGCGTCCCTGTCCCCGGCGTCTTTGCGCGGGACCTACCAGGGCGCCCTGCAGACCGCCTGGGGCGGAGGAGCGTTCCTGGCGCCGATGCTGGGCGGATTCGCGATGGGGAGCTTCGGCGGGCCGGCGCTCTGGGTCGGCTGCATGGTCCTGGGCTGCCTGGTGGGATTGGGGCATTGGCTCGTGACCGGGGCCATTTTGCAGCGCCGCAGCGCCCGGAATTTTTCTATGATGAGCGGACAGCCGCAACCGGAGGTCTGA
- a CDS encoding cyclic nucleotide-binding domain-containing protein, whose protein sequence is MPKTPVPQNIRPKDLDWLAQSLKLSEALSESPALESLLESLPAISLEVWPAYQDVLREGERGEDFFVVYKGELSVWRKAAKAAAREVGRLGPGDFFGEIGFLMKSARSATVRTESACRLFRFPARDLTGLLKKHKALDAWIKQVACTRVQTMFQT, encoded by the coding sequence ATGCCCAAGACACCTGTGCCGCAGAACATCCGCCCCAAGGACCTCGACTGGCTGGCCCAATCCCTGAAGCTCTCCGAGGCGCTCTCCGAGTCGCCGGCCCTGGAAAGCCTGCTGGAGAGCCTCCCCGCCATCTCTCTGGAGGTCTGGCCCGCCTATCAAGACGTGCTCCGGGAAGGCGAGCGCGGCGAGGATTTCTTCGTGGTCTACAAGGGCGAGCTGTCGGTCTGGCGCAAAGCCGCCAAGGCCGCGGCGCGCGAGGTGGGCCGGCTCGGCCCCGGCGACTTCTTCGGAGAGATCGGATTCTTGATGAAGTCCGCCCGCTCGGCCACGGTGCGCACGGAATCAGCCTGCCGGCTCTTCCGCTTCCCGGCCCGGGATCTCACCGGTCTGCTCAAGAAGCACAAAGCCCTGGACGCCTGGATCAAGCAAGTGGCCTGCACGCGCGTCCAGACGATGTTCCAGACCTAA
- a CDS encoding HAMP domain-containing sensor histidine kinase, whose amino-acid sequence MKTILEKLRLRFEFVFVLAIILSAGCIHYLVRYKLAFLNLYAIPVLMAAYYLDTRKTILGGLACILLTLLNVALAPQRFLGPGGGVELYFSLLTWGAFLLLAAILVDYMKKQLVSEIEHGKGLGRQIVALKEFDALKDRFARSVTHDLKAPLNAVQAYAQLMRSGTSGPLSQTQQRQLGIICSSTEEMAYLIDEILDFAKIRAGLMQFHKAPVRVREILQSVHDLHKVNAEKFGIQFIMQAQEPLPQVCVDKGQIARVVTNLVFNAFKFTPSGGKVEIFARRDAASQVLVQVRDSGVGIPKALLESIFDQFFQVADTRKKARTVGTGLGLAIAREIVQSHGGKIWAESGNGDGSVFSFTLPAEPEPAAQAGR is encoded by the coding sequence ATGAAAACGATCCTGGAGAAGCTGAGGCTGAGATTCGAGTTCGTGTTCGTCTTGGCGATCATCTTGTCGGCCGGGTGCATCCATTATCTGGTCCGCTACAAGCTGGCCTTCCTGAACCTCTACGCCATCCCGGTCCTGATGGCGGCCTACTATTTGGACACCCGCAAGACCATTCTGGGAGGTCTCGCCTGCATCCTGCTGACCTTGTTGAATGTGGCGCTGGCGCCGCAGCGGTTCCTGGGTCCTGGGGGCGGCGTGGAGCTCTATTTCAGCCTGCTCACTTGGGGGGCCTTCCTTCTCCTTGCGGCCATCCTGGTAGACTACATGAAGAAGCAGCTGGTCAGCGAGATCGAGCATGGCAAGGGCCTGGGCCGGCAGATCGTAGCGCTCAAGGAGTTCGACGCACTCAAGGACCGGTTCGCGCGCAGCGTCACCCACGACCTCAAGGCGCCCTTGAACGCGGTGCAGGCCTATGCGCAGCTCATGCGCAGCGGCACCTCCGGGCCGCTTTCCCAGACGCAGCAGCGGCAATTGGGCATCATCTGCTCCAGCACGGAGGAGATGGCCTACCTCATCGATGAGATCCTGGATTTCGCCAAGATCCGGGCGGGACTCATGCAGTTCCACAAGGCCCCGGTCCGCGTGCGGGAGATCCTGCAGTCCGTGCACGATCTGCATAAGGTCAACGCCGAGAAATTCGGGATCCAGTTCATCATGCAGGCGCAGGAACCCTTGCCGCAGGTCTGCGTGGACAAGGGGCAGATCGCCCGGGTGGTCACGAACCTGGTCTTCAATGCCTTCAAATTCACTCCGAGCGGCGGCAAGGTCGAGATCTTCGCCCGTCGGGACGCCGCGTCCCAAGTGCTGGTGCAGGTCCGGGACAGCGGGGTGGGCATCCCCAAGGCTCTGTTGGAGAGCATCTTCGATCAGTTCTTCCAGGTCGCCGATACCCGCAAGAAGGCGCGCACCGTAGGGACCGGCCTGGGGCTGGCCATCGCCAGGGAGATCGTGCAGAGCCACGGCGGAAAGATCTGGGCGGAGAGCGGCAACGGGGACGGCAGCGTGTTCTCTTTCACTCTCCCCGCCGAGCCCGAGCCCGCGGCGCAAGCAGGCAGGTAA
- a CDS encoding GtrA family protein yields MMGRYARRLWEQCLRRDAHPLVQFAKYAVCGVLATAVDVLVFYLAAVLLLPALNPGDPAARLLGLHTAAIPEGVRSAHYVWDKVIAFMFSNLTAYVANVLWVFTRGRHSKAMEFALFYAVSAASFAIGTALGWALIQWTGLPTTYAYAANAAASLAINFAARKFIVFKG; encoded by the coding sequence ATGATGGGGCGATACGCGCGGCGCCTTTGGGAGCAATGCCTCCGGCGGGATGCTCACCCGCTGGTCCAGTTCGCCAAATACGCCGTTTGCGGCGTCCTCGCCACCGCGGTGGACGTCCTGGTCTTCTACCTCGCCGCCGTCCTGCTTCTGCCCGCCCTCAATCCCGGCGACCCCGCCGCGCGCCTGCTCGGCCTGCACACGGCGGCCATCCCTGAGGGCGTCCGCTCGGCCCATTACGTCTGGGACAAGGTCATCGCCTTCATGTTCTCCAACCTGACGGCCTATGTCGCCAACGTCCTGTGGGTCTTCACCAGAGGCCGGCACAGCAAGGCCATGGAGTTCGCGCTCTTCTACGCGGTCTCCGCGGCCAGCTTCGCCATCGGGACCGCCCTGGGCTGGGCCCTGATCCAATGGACCGGCTTGCCCACCACGTACGCCTACGCCGCCAACGCCGCCGCGTCCCTGGCCATCAACTTCGCCGCGCGCAAATTCATCGTCTTCAAGGGCTAG
- the ssnA gene encoding putative aminohydrolase SsnA, producing MPRNILIKNGIIATLGDENKVLYGHALLIQDGLIKTIAPQGTFRGKYAKVIDAKGKVVLPGFINAHMHFYSTMVRGLGKAAPSKDFQEVLENLWWRLDKKLTVEDSYYSAVLPLIDAVKRGTTTLIDHHASPFAARGSLSKIAQAVKDVGLRASLCYELSDRDGPKVAQDGIDENLAFIKTCAKDKDPQLKALFGLHASFTIKDATLEKASAAGRELGAGFHVHTAEAKSDQDYNINNFNMRVVARLQKFGILGPKTIAAHCVHVDEDEMSLLRDTGTAVAHNPQSNMNNAVGVADIIKMSQKGILVGLGTDAMTVNMLEEVRVALWAQHLSHNNPSVGFMEALGSLMFNNAKIANRYWDPKVGVLKEGYAADVILMDYWPPTPFDESTFLGHLGFGISQSFVDTTICGGKVLMEGKKLKIGLDEAEVAAKSLELSKKLWARF from the coding sequence ATGCCCCGCAACATCCTGATCAAGAACGGCATCATCGCCACCTTGGGCGATGAGAACAAGGTCCTCTATGGCCACGCCCTGCTCATCCAGGACGGGCTCATCAAGACCATCGCGCCGCAAGGGACCTTCCGGGGCAAGTACGCCAAGGTCATCGACGCCAAGGGCAAGGTGGTCCTGCCCGGCTTCATCAACGCGCACATGCACTTCTACAGCACGATGGTGCGCGGGCTGGGCAAAGCCGCCCCGTCCAAGGACTTTCAGGAGGTCCTCGAGAACCTGTGGTGGCGCCTCGACAAGAAGCTGACCGTGGAAGACTCCTACTACAGCGCGGTCCTGCCCCTCATCGACGCGGTCAAGCGGGGCACCACGACGCTCATCGACCACCACGCCAGCCCCTTCGCCGCGCGCGGCTCGCTCAGCAAGATCGCCCAGGCCGTCAAGGACGTCGGCCTGCGCGCGTCTTTGTGCTATGAGCTCTCGGACCGCGACGGGCCCAAGGTGGCGCAGGACGGCATCGACGAGAACCTGGCTTTCATCAAGACGTGCGCCAAGGACAAGGACCCGCAGCTCAAGGCCCTCTTCGGCCTGCACGCCTCCTTCACCATCAAGGACGCGACTCTGGAGAAGGCCTCCGCGGCCGGCCGCGAGCTGGGCGCGGGCTTCCACGTGCACACGGCCGAGGCCAAGTCCGACCAGGACTACAACATCAACAACTTCAACATGCGCGTGGTGGCGCGCCTGCAGAAGTTCGGCATCCTGGGGCCCAAGACCATCGCGGCGCACTGCGTGCACGTCGACGAGGACGAGATGAGCCTGCTGCGCGACACGGGCACGGCCGTGGCGCACAACCCGCAGTCCAACATGAACAACGCGGTCGGCGTGGCCGACATCATCAAGATGTCCCAGAAAGGCATTTTGGTGGGCCTGGGCACCGACGCCATGACCGTGAACATGCTCGAGGAGGTGCGCGTCGCCCTTTGGGCCCAGCACCTGTCCCACAACAACCCGAGCGTGGGCTTCATGGAGGCGCTGGGCAGCCTCATGTTCAACAACGCCAAGATCGCCAACCGCTACTGGGACCCAAAGGTGGGCGTGCTGAAGGAAGGCTACGCGGCGGACGTGATCCTGATGGACTACTGGCCGCCCACGCCCTTCGACGAGAGCACCTTCCTGGGGCACCTGGGCTTCGGGATCTCCCAGTCCTTCGTGGACACCACCATCTGCGGCGGCAAGGTGCTCATGGAAGGCAAGAAGCTCAAGATCGGCTTGGACGAGGCGGAAGTCGCGGCCAAGTCCCTGGAGCTCTCCAAGAAGCTCTGGGCCCGATTCTGA